Proteins encoded by one window of Anopheles maculipalpis chromosome 2RL, idAnoMacuDA_375_x, whole genome shotgun sequence:
- the LOC126556978 gene encoding uncharacterized protein LOC126556978 isoform X2, with amino-acid sequence MMEGDINNFLFGDNWPEEDFMSLLKMDDAMLFSEPPSNTAGGSDELDDIMRTLNYSYSNEAYLGEQQVTSPLSSHSSSDQEFHGFPNTTDGSSSSASLDGYFDEGYGVRMQDSPPMIKQELMNVDFGMVNVLEPGSPTEQGVLSSAASDSGLSSDHLDLDPNTEYEALSPGMSSPGPSISERGGQNSPPRYMKSVQVMAEVPQMIQQVQQLGTQSLLSQSASVAGQRTIQTIAPARAAEKMVAKTIVTSINAQPSLKTTSSANKLSTATVYQQQSTGVKPLIGAAGNAPKRIIASTNSGTNTSIPQQLVTNGKELKIIRMATMKNGQTVAVASGLTTTTTSSSTATASSNKKVTLQLKNSTTNVKSTGIIPKNVVLTSSSSAATGANHHGAAPVRKIIRMQQQTQQNGRQILVPVTIQDLRSIKIVNSNNMKNKSANIKLAAANMLQQSKQGLIQKNVVLSKDQLLVDDGPMSDAGPSSSDSESYVFEDIMQQSSSVIAEVERQQQQQQQKNHHYHNLHQNIISDSDVEPDGDDDGDDDDVDMDEIGKGRNQNGTYQKLMLTAEEKRLLAKEGISLPTSYPLTKHEERELKRIRRKIRNKISAQDSRKRKKEYVDGLEERVKQCTEENQNLVKRIKILQSQNHDLVSQMKRIQSLLTKGTSKTTQPATCLMVLLISMALVAVPNLKLGNTATQQNIQDSIEMSELMQEPANDKLQHVQQSRRALLFDTKEGTPAANNAITGEEELNFDELMSSFNANALIANEHDYFSEGNEPPSAKRSKLMSPTLIDYDVDDEVWNGGNKIRIKQEAGSMSPDSSSSTTAGGNELFEQKVREFQASLEKTVNSASPQVIVDRELFELVGKQDTNDGLYDLSLLDTFSTGSKGGIGMNDAATGIDLLAVRAERPSVVSADSTADDANDARKLNASQQIQQQNNKRKLLL; translated from the exons ATGATGGAGGGTGATATAAACAATTTTCTCTTCGGC GATAATTGGCCGGAGGAGGATTTCATGAGTTTGCTGAAGATGGACGATGCGATGCTGTTCAGCGAACCACCCTCCAACACGGCCGGTGGTTCGGACGAGCTGGACGACATTATGCGCACCCTCAACTACAGCTACTCCAACGAGGCGTATCTGGGCGAACAGCAGGTCACATCGCCACTATCGTCCCACTCGTCCTCGGATCAGGAATTTCACGGTTTCCCAAACACAACCgacggtagcagcagcagtgcatcGCTCGATGGCTATTTCGACGAAGGGTACGGTGTACGCATGCAGGACTCGCCGCCTATGATTAAGCAGGAGCTGATGAACGTCGACTTCGGGATGGTCAATGTGCTGGAACCGGGCAGTCCAACCGAACAAGGCGTACTCTCATCGGCCGCTTCCGACAGTGGACTGTCAAGCGATCATCTTGATCT AGACCCGAATACAGAATATGAAGCACTTAGCCCCGGAATGTCTTCACCCGGTCCGTCCATCAGTGAACGTGGTGGACAGAATTCGCCACCACGCTACATGAAATCGGTCCAAGTGATGGCGGAAGTTCCCCAAATGATTCAGCAGGTTCAACAGCTTGGCACACAATCGCTTCTGTCCCAATCGGCCAGTGTTGCAGGTCAACGAACGATCCAAACTATTGCACCTGCTCGCGCGGCTGAGAAGATGGTCGCTAAAACGATCGTTACTAGTATCAATGCGCAACCATCGCTGAAGACGACGTCCTCGGCTAACAAGCTATCAACAGCAACCGTTTACCAACAACAGTCTACGGGAGTAAAACCGTTGATCGGGGCTGCCGGGAATGCTCCCAAGAGGATTATTGCGTCGACAAACAGCGGAACGAATACTTCAATTCCGCAACAACTCGTAACCAACGGCAAAGAGCTAAAGATCATCCGTATGGCAACGATGAAGAACGGTCAAACAGTTGCAGTTGCTAGCGGACtcacgaccaccaccaccagcagcagtactgCGACGGCATCCAGCAACAAGAAAGTTACCCTCCAGCTAAAGAACTCCACCACGAACGTAAAGTCTACCGGGATTATTCCTAAGAATGTGGTGCTTACATCAAGCTCGTCGGCAGCGACCGGTGCCAATCATCATGGTGCTGCTCCGGTTCGCAAAATTATCCGcatgcagcagcaaacacaacaaaacggaCGGCAGATACTGGTCCCGGTCACGATCCAAGATTTGCGCTCGATCAAGATCGTCAACTCGAACAACATGAAGAACAAATCGGCCAACATTAAGCTGGCCGCAGCCAACATGCTTCAACAGTCGAAGCAAGGGCTAATACAGAAGAATGTTGTGCTGAGCAAGGATCAACTGCTCGTGGACGATGGTCCAATGTCGGACGCTGGACCAAGTTCCTCCGACTCGGAAAGTTACGTGTTTGAAGACATTATGCAGCAGAGCAGCTCGGTAATAGCGGAGGTTGagcgtcagcagcaacagcagcagcagaagaatcACCATTATCATAACCTTCATCAAAACATTATCAGCGATTCGGACGTTGAAccggatggtgatgatgatggtgatgacgatgatgtcgATATGGATGAGATCGGTAAGGGTCGCAACCAGAACGGAACCTATCAGAAATTGATGCTAACAGCGGAAGAGAAGCGATTGCTGGCGAAGGAAGGCATCTCGCTGCCGACCAGCTATCCGCTGACGAAGCACGAGGAGCGAGAGTTGAAGCGCATCCGAAGGAAAATTCGCAACAAGATTTCGGCTCAGGACTCGCGCAAGCGCAAGAAGGAGTATGTGGATGGGTTGGAAGAAAG AGTGAAACAGTGTACGGAAGAGAACCAAAATTTGGTCAAACGAATCAAGATTCTGCAGAGCCAAAATCACGACCTCGTTAGCCAGATGAAGCGCATCCAATCCCTTCTAACTAAGGGCACCAGCAAGACAACACAACCGGCCACCTGTttgatggtgctgctgatcAGTATGGCTCTCGTGGCCGTCCCGAACCTGAAGCTAGGCAACACAGCCACCCAGCAAAACATTCAGGACTCGATCGAGATGTCCGAGCTGATGCAGGAACCAGCCAACGATAAGCTGCAGCACGTGCAGCAGAGTCGCCGTGCTTTACTGTTCGACACCAAGGAAGGTACACCGGCGGCTAACAATGCCATCACAGGCGAGGAAGAGCTAAACTTTGACGAGCTGATGTCTTCGTTCAATGCGAACGCGTTGATCGCGAACGAGCACGATTACTTCAGCGAGGGCAATGAGCCACCTTCAGCGAAACGGTCCAAGCTGATGAGCCCAACACTGATCGATTACGATGTGGATGATGAGGTGTGGAACGGTGGCAACAAGATTCGCATCAAGCAGGAGGCGGGCTCAATGTCACCggacagtagtagcagcaccaCAGCGGGCGGCAACGAGCTGTTCGAGCAGAAAGTGCGCGAGTTTCAGGCATCGTTGGAGAAGACCGTTAACAGTGCGTCGCCCCAGGTGATAGTGGATCGTGAGCTGTTTGAGTTGGTCGGTAAGCAGGACACTAACGACGGGTTGTACGACCTGAGTCTGCTCGATACGTTCTCCACTGGTAGCAAGGGTGGGATCGGAATGAATGACGCCGCCACGGGAATCGATTTGCTCGCCGTACGTGCCGAACGTCCGTCTGTGGTGAGTGCCGATTCGACGGCGGACGATGCGAACGATGCGCGGAAGTTGAACGCTTCCCAGCAGattcagcagcaaaacaacaagcgTAAACTGCTGCTCTAA
- the LOC126556978 gene encoding uncharacterized protein LOC126556978 isoform X4, translating into MSLAEDNNYLDNWPEEDFMSLLKMDDAMLFSEPPSNTAGGSDELDDIMRTLNYSYSNEAYLGEQQVTSPLSSHSSSDQEFHGFPNTTDGSSSSASLDGYFDEGYGVRMQDSPPMIKQELMNVDFGMVNVLEPGSPTEQGVLSSAASDSGLSSDHLDLDPNTEYEALSPGMSSPGPSISERGGQNSPPRYMKSVQVMAEVPQMIQQVQQLGTQSLLSQSASVAGQRTIQTIAPARAAEKMVAKTIVTSINAQPSLKTTSSANKLSTATVYQQQSTGVKPLIGAAGNAPKRIIASTNSGTNTSIPQQLVTNGKELKIIRMATMKNGQTVAVASGLTTTTTSSSTATASSNKKVTLQLKNSTTNVKSTGIIPKNVVLTSSSSAATGANHHGAAPVRKIIRMQQQTQQNGRQILVPVTIQDLRSIKIVNSNNMKNKSANIKLAAANMLQQSKQGLIQKNVVLSKDQLLVDDGPMSDAGPSSSDSESYVFEDIMQQSSSVIAEVERQQQQQQQKNHHYHNLHQNIISDSDVEPDGDDDGDDDDVDMDEIGKGRNQNGTYQKLMLTAEEKRLLAKEGISLPTSYPLTKHEERELKRIRRKIRNKISAQDSRKRKKEYVDGLEERVKQCTEENQNLVKRIKILQSQNHDLVSQMKRIQSLLTKGTSKTTQPATCLMVLLISMALVAVPNLKLGNTATQQNIQDSIEMSELMQEPANDKLQHVQQSRRALLFDTKEGTPAANNAITGEEELNFDELMSSFNANALIANEHDYFSEGNEPPSAKRSKLMSPTLIDYDVDDEVWNGGNKIRIKQEAGSMSPDSSSSTTAGGNELFEQKVREFQASLEKTVNSASPQVIVDRELFELVGKQDTNDGLYDLSLLDTFSTGSKGGIGMNDAATGIDLLAVRAERPSVVSADSTADDANDARKLNASQQIQQQNNKRKLLL; encoded by the exons ATGAGTCTAGCAGAAGATAACAATTACTTG GATAATTGGCCGGAGGAGGATTTCATGAGTTTGCTGAAGATGGACGATGCGATGCTGTTCAGCGAACCACCCTCCAACACGGCCGGTGGTTCGGACGAGCTGGACGACATTATGCGCACCCTCAACTACAGCTACTCCAACGAGGCGTATCTGGGCGAACAGCAGGTCACATCGCCACTATCGTCCCACTCGTCCTCGGATCAGGAATTTCACGGTTTCCCAAACACAACCgacggtagcagcagcagtgcatcGCTCGATGGCTATTTCGACGAAGGGTACGGTGTACGCATGCAGGACTCGCCGCCTATGATTAAGCAGGAGCTGATGAACGTCGACTTCGGGATGGTCAATGTGCTGGAACCGGGCAGTCCAACCGAACAAGGCGTACTCTCATCGGCCGCTTCCGACAGTGGACTGTCAAGCGATCATCTTGATCT AGACCCGAATACAGAATATGAAGCACTTAGCCCCGGAATGTCTTCACCCGGTCCGTCCATCAGTGAACGTGGTGGACAGAATTCGCCACCACGCTACATGAAATCGGTCCAAGTGATGGCGGAAGTTCCCCAAATGATTCAGCAGGTTCAACAGCTTGGCACACAATCGCTTCTGTCCCAATCGGCCAGTGTTGCAGGTCAACGAACGATCCAAACTATTGCACCTGCTCGCGCGGCTGAGAAGATGGTCGCTAAAACGATCGTTACTAGTATCAATGCGCAACCATCGCTGAAGACGACGTCCTCGGCTAACAAGCTATCAACAGCAACCGTTTACCAACAACAGTCTACGGGAGTAAAACCGTTGATCGGGGCTGCCGGGAATGCTCCCAAGAGGATTATTGCGTCGACAAACAGCGGAACGAATACTTCAATTCCGCAACAACTCGTAACCAACGGCAAAGAGCTAAAGATCATCCGTATGGCAACGATGAAGAACGGTCAAACAGTTGCAGTTGCTAGCGGACtcacgaccaccaccaccagcagcagtactgCGACGGCATCCAGCAACAAGAAAGTTACCCTCCAGCTAAAGAACTCCACCACGAACGTAAAGTCTACCGGGATTATTCCTAAGAATGTGGTGCTTACATCAAGCTCGTCGGCAGCGACCGGTGCCAATCATCATGGTGCTGCTCCGGTTCGCAAAATTATCCGcatgcagcagcaaacacaacaaaacggaCGGCAGATACTGGTCCCGGTCACGATCCAAGATTTGCGCTCGATCAAGATCGTCAACTCGAACAACATGAAGAACAAATCGGCCAACATTAAGCTGGCCGCAGCCAACATGCTTCAACAGTCGAAGCAAGGGCTAATACAGAAGAATGTTGTGCTGAGCAAGGATCAACTGCTCGTGGACGATGGTCCAATGTCGGACGCTGGACCAAGTTCCTCCGACTCGGAAAGTTACGTGTTTGAAGACATTATGCAGCAGAGCAGCTCGGTAATAGCGGAGGTTGagcgtcagcagcaacagcagcagcagaagaatcACCATTATCATAACCTTCATCAAAACATTATCAGCGATTCGGACGTTGAAccggatggtgatgatgatggtgatgacgatgatgtcgATATGGATGAGATCGGTAAGGGTCGCAACCAGAACGGAACCTATCAGAAATTGATGCTAACAGCGGAAGAGAAGCGATTGCTGGCGAAGGAAGGCATCTCGCTGCCGACCAGCTATCCGCTGACGAAGCACGAGGAGCGAGAGTTGAAGCGCATCCGAAGGAAAATTCGCAACAAGATTTCGGCTCAGGACTCGCGCAAGCGCAAGAAGGAGTATGTGGATGGGTTGGAAGAAAG AGTGAAACAGTGTACGGAAGAGAACCAAAATTTGGTCAAACGAATCAAGATTCTGCAGAGCCAAAATCACGACCTCGTTAGCCAGATGAAGCGCATCCAATCCCTTCTAACTAAGGGCACCAGCAAGACAACACAACCGGCCACCTGTttgatggtgctgctgatcAGTATGGCTCTCGTGGCCGTCCCGAACCTGAAGCTAGGCAACACAGCCACCCAGCAAAACATTCAGGACTCGATCGAGATGTCCGAGCTGATGCAGGAACCAGCCAACGATAAGCTGCAGCACGTGCAGCAGAGTCGCCGTGCTTTACTGTTCGACACCAAGGAAGGTACACCGGCGGCTAACAATGCCATCACAGGCGAGGAAGAGCTAAACTTTGACGAGCTGATGTCTTCGTTCAATGCGAACGCGTTGATCGCGAACGAGCACGATTACTTCAGCGAGGGCAATGAGCCACCTTCAGCGAAACGGTCCAAGCTGATGAGCCCAACACTGATCGATTACGATGTGGATGATGAGGTGTGGAACGGTGGCAACAAGATTCGCATCAAGCAGGAGGCGGGCTCAATGTCACCggacagtagtagcagcaccaCAGCGGGCGGCAACGAGCTGTTCGAGCAGAAAGTGCGCGAGTTTCAGGCATCGTTGGAGAAGACCGTTAACAGTGCGTCGCCCCAGGTGATAGTGGATCGTGAGCTGTTTGAGTTGGTCGGTAAGCAGGACACTAACGACGGGTTGTACGACCTGAGTCTGCTCGATACGTTCTCCACTGGTAGCAAGGGTGGGATCGGAATGAATGACGCCGCCACGGGAATCGATTTGCTCGCCGTACGTGCCGAACGTCCGTCTGTGGTGAGTGCCGATTCGACGGCGGACGATGCGAACGATGCGCGGAAGTTGAACGCTTCCCAGCAGattcagcagcaaaacaacaagcgTAAACTGCTGCTCTAA
- the LOC126556978 gene encoding uncharacterized protein LOC126556978 isoform X1, producing MMEGDINNFLFGQDNWPEEDFMSLLKMDDAMLFSEPPSNTAGGSDELDDIMRTLNYSYSNEAYLGEQQVTSPLSSHSSSDQEFHGFPNTTDGSSSSASLDGYFDEGYGVRMQDSPPMIKQELMNVDFGMVNVLEPGSPTEQGVLSSAASDSGLSSDHLDLDPNTEYEALSPGMSSPGPSISERGGQNSPPRYMKSVQVMAEVPQMIQQVQQLGTQSLLSQSASVAGQRTIQTIAPARAAEKMVAKTIVTSINAQPSLKTTSSANKLSTATVYQQQSTGVKPLIGAAGNAPKRIIASTNSGTNTSIPQQLVTNGKELKIIRMATMKNGQTVAVASGLTTTTTSSSTATASSNKKVTLQLKNSTTNVKSTGIIPKNVVLTSSSSAATGANHHGAAPVRKIIRMQQQTQQNGRQILVPVTIQDLRSIKIVNSNNMKNKSANIKLAAANMLQQSKQGLIQKNVVLSKDQLLVDDGPMSDAGPSSSDSESYVFEDIMQQSSSVIAEVERQQQQQQQKNHHYHNLHQNIISDSDVEPDGDDDGDDDDVDMDEIGKGRNQNGTYQKLMLTAEEKRLLAKEGISLPTSYPLTKHEERELKRIRRKIRNKISAQDSRKRKKEYVDGLEERVKQCTEENQNLVKRIKILQSQNHDLVSQMKRIQSLLTKGTSKTTQPATCLMVLLISMALVAVPNLKLGNTATQQNIQDSIEMSELMQEPANDKLQHVQQSRRALLFDTKEGTPAANNAITGEEELNFDELMSSFNANALIANEHDYFSEGNEPPSAKRSKLMSPTLIDYDVDDEVWNGGNKIRIKQEAGSMSPDSSSSTTAGGNELFEQKVREFQASLEKTVNSASPQVIVDRELFELVGKQDTNDGLYDLSLLDTFSTGSKGGIGMNDAATGIDLLAVRAERPSVVSADSTADDANDARKLNASQQIQQQNNKRKLLL from the exons ATGATGGAGGGTGATATAAACAATTTTCTCTTCGGC CAGGATAATTGGCCGGAGGAGGATTTCATGAGTTTGCTGAAGATGGACGATGCGATGCTGTTCAGCGAACCACCCTCCAACACGGCCGGTGGTTCGGACGAGCTGGACGACATTATGCGCACCCTCAACTACAGCTACTCCAACGAGGCGTATCTGGGCGAACAGCAGGTCACATCGCCACTATCGTCCCACTCGTCCTCGGATCAGGAATTTCACGGTTTCCCAAACACAACCgacggtagcagcagcagtgcatcGCTCGATGGCTATTTCGACGAAGGGTACGGTGTACGCATGCAGGACTCGCCGCCTATGATTAAGCAGGAGCTGATGAACGTCGACTTCGGGATGGTCAATGTGCTGGAACCGGGCAGTCCAACCGAACAAGGCGTACTCTCATCGGCCGCTTCCGACAGTGGACTGTCAAGCGATCATCTTGATCT AGACCCGAATACAGAATATGAAGCACTTAGCCCCGGAATGTCTTCACCCGGTCCGTCCATCAGTGAACGTGGTGGACAGAATTCGCCACCACGCTACATGAAATCGGTCCAAGTGATGGCGGAAGTTCCCCAAATGATTCAGCAGGTTCAACAGCTTGGCACACAATCGCTTCTGTCCCAATCGGCCAGTGTTGCAGGTCAACGAACGATCCAAACTATTGCACCTGCTCGCGCGGCTGAGAAGATGGTCGCTAAAACGATCGTTACTAGTATCAATGCGCAACCATCGCTGAAGACGACGTCCTCGGCTAACAAGCTATCAACAGCAACCGTTTACCAACAACAGTCTACGGGAGTAAAACCGTTGATCGGGGCTGCCGGGAATGCTCCCAAGAGGATTATTGCGTCGACAAACAGCGGAACGAATACTTCAATTCCGCAACAACTCGTAACCAACGGCAAAGAGCTAAAGATCATCCGTATGGCAACGATGAAGAACGGTCAAACAGTTGCAGTTGCTAGCGGACtcacgaccaccaccaccagcagcagtactgCGACGGCATCCAGCAACAAGAAAGTTACCCTCCAGCTAAAGAACTCCACCACGAACGTAAAGTCTACCGGGATTATTCCTAAGAATGTGGTGCTTACATCAAGCTCGTCGGCAGCGACCGGTGCCAATCATCATGGTGCTGCTCCGGTTCGCAAAATTATCCGcatgcagcagcaaacacaacaaaacggaCGGCAGATACTGGTCCCGGTCACGATCCAAGATTTGCGCTCGATCAAGATCGTCAACTCGAACAACATGAAGAACAAATCGGCCAACATTAAGCTGGCCGCAGCCAACATGCTTCAACAGTCGAAGCAAGGGCTAATACAGAAGAATGTTGTGCTGAGCAAGGATCAACTGCTCGTGGACGATGGTCCAATGTCGGACGCTGGACCAAGTTCCTCCGACTCGGAAAGTTACGTGTTTGAAGACATTATGCAGCAGAGCAGCTCGGTAATAGCGGAGGTTGagcgtcagcagcaacagcagcagcagaagaatcACCATTATCATAACCTTCATCAAAACATTATCAGCGATTCGGACGTTGAAccggatggtgatgatgatggtgatgacgatgatgtcgATATGGATGAGATCGGTAAGGGTCGCAACCAGAACGGAACCTATCAGAAATTGATGCTAACAGCGGAAGAGAAGCGATTGCTGGCGAAGGAAGGCATCTCGCTGCCGACCAGCTATCCGCTGACGAAGCACGAGGAGCGAGAGTTGAAGCGCATCCGAAGGAAAATTCGCAACAAGATTTCGGCTCAGGACTCGCGCAAGCGCAAGAAGGAGTATGTGGATGGGTTGGAAGAAAG AGTGAAACAGTGTACGGAAGAGAACCAAAATTTGGTCAAACGAATCAAGATTCTGCAGAGCCAAAATCACGACCTCGTTAGCCAGATGAAGCGCATCCAATCCCTTCTAACTAAGGGCACCAGCAAGACAACACAACCGGCCACCTGTttgatggtgctgctgatcAGTATGGCTCTCGTGGCCGTCCCGAACCTGAAGCTAGGCAACACAGCCACCCAGCAAAACATTCAGGACTCGATCGAGATGTCCGAGCTGATGCAGGAACCAGCCAACGATAAGCTGCAGCACGTGCAGCAGAGTCGCCGTGCTTTACTGTTCGACACCAAGGAAGGTACACCGGCGGCTAACAATGCCATCACAGGCGAGGAAGAGCTAAACTTTGACGAGCTGATGTCTTCGTTCAATGCGAACGCGTTGATCGCGAACGAGCACGATTACTTCAGCGAGGGCAATGAGCCACCTTCAGCGAAACGGTCCAAGCTGATGAGCCCAACACTGATCGATTACGATGTGGATGATGAGGTGTGGAACGGTGGCAACAAGATTCGCATCAAGCAGGAGGCGGGCTCAATGTCACCggacagtagtagcagcaccaCAGCGGGCGGCAACGAGCTGTTCGAGCAGAAAGTGCGCGAGTTTCAGGCATCGTTGGAGAAGACCGTTAACAGTGCGTCGCCCCAGGTGATAGTGGATCGTGAGCTGTTTGAGTTGGTCGGTAAGCAGGACACTAACGACGGGTTGTACGACCTGAGTCTGCTCGATACGTTCTCCACTGGTAGCAAGGGTGGGATCGGAATGAATGACGCCGCCACGGGAATCGATTTGCTCGCCGTACGTGCCGAACGTCCGTCTGTGGTGAGTGCCGATTCGACGGCGGACGATGCGAACGATGCGCGGAAGTTGAACGCTTCCCAGCAGattcagcagcaaaacaacaagcgTAAACTGCTGCTCTAA